A single window of Pseudomonas lijiangensis DNA harbors:
- a CDS encoding chemotaxis response regulator CheY, producing MKILIVDDFSTMRRIIKNLLRDLGFTNTSEADDGITALPMLQSGSFDFLVTDWNMPGMTGIDLLRQVRLDDRLKSLPVLMVTAEAKREQIIEAAQAGVNGYVVKPFTAQVLQEKIEKIFERVNS from the coding sequence ATGAAAATCCTCATCGTTGATGACTTTTCAACGATGCGGCGGATCATAAAAAACCTGTTGCGTGACCTTGGGTTCACCAACACATCCGAAGCGGACGACGGCATTACTGCCTTGCCGATGCTTCAAAGCGGTTCCTTTGACTTTCTGGTGACTGACTGGAACATGCCTGGCATGACCGGTATCGATCTGTTGCGTCAGGTTCGCCTGGATGATCGTCTCAAAAGCCTGCCCGTGCTGATGGTGACTGCAGAAGCCAAGCGTGAGCAGATTATCGAAGCTGCCCAGGCCGGTGTGAACGGTTACGTCGTCAAGCCGTTCACAGCCCAAGTGCTGCAAGAGAAGATCGAAAAGATCTTTGAACGCGTCAACAGCTGA
- a CDS encoding protein phosphatase CheZ, with the protein MDNNDSLGDFESTLKKHAQELVTSLEKGRFGDAVQLIHELNQARDRGLYQEVGKLTRELHSAIVNFHIDPNMPQAEEVSQITDAADRLSYVVRLTENAANRTMDLVEQSTPLMNGLSDDAKSLSADWGRFMRREIGAEEFRDLAKRVDGFLSRTETEAHTVASHLNDILLAQDYQDLTGQVIKRVTQLVTEVESNLLKLVLMASHVDRFAGIEHDEKAILAEKDPKKHITQGEGPQIHADKREDVVSGQDDVDDLLSSLGF; encoded by the coding sequence ATGGACAACAACGATTCACTGGGTGACTTCGAGTCAACCCTGAAGAAACACGCGCAGGAGCTGGTTACCAGCCTTGAAAAAGGCCGTTTCGGTGATGCCGTGCAATTGATCCATGAGCTCAACCAGGCTCGTGACCGTGGCCTGTATCAGGAAGTCGGCAAGCTGACTCGCGAACTGCATAGTGCGATCGTCAATTTTCATATTGACCCGAACATGCCGCAAGCCGAAGAAGTGTCCCAGATCACTGATGCCGCCGATCGTCTGTCGTATGTTGTGAGACTGACCGAGAATGCGGCCAACCGCACGATGGATCTGGTCGAGCAGAGTACGCCGTTGATGAATGGCTTGAGTGATGATGCCAAGTCGCTGAGCGCTGACTGGGGTCGTTTCATGCGTCGCGAGATCGGCGCTGAAGAGTTTCGCGACCTGGCCAAGCGTGTTGACGGTTTTCTGTCCCGCACAGAGACAGAGGCTCATACCGTTGCCAGCCATCTCAATGACATTCTGCTGGCCCAGGATTATCAGGACCTGACCGGTCAGGTGATCAAGCGCGTTACGCAGCTGGTCACTGAAGTCGAAAGCAATCTGCTCAAACTGGTCCTCATGGCCAGTCATGTCGACCGCTTTGCGGGTATCGAACATGACGAAAAAGCGATCCTTGCTGAAAAAGATCCTAAAAAACATATCACGCAGGGTGAAGGTCCGCAGATTCATGCCGATAAACGTGAAGACGTCGTATCCGGACAGGATGATGTAGACGATCTGCTATCGAGCCTTGGCTTCTAG